The Maridesulfovibrio salexigens DSM 2638 region ATGCGGTCGTCAAGGTGGCCGTCTGCCATCACCTTGTCAAAAACCTGCTCAAGATTTTCAAAGCTTCTGATATCGAGATCAGTTTTGGTTCCATCGATAACGATCATAATGACTCTCCTCCTAAATTAGGTACGTAATTTTTTCCGGTTGGTCCGGTACGCCCTATTTCATACAAGAGTCATGCCAACGCTACTCAATAGAAACCGACATCGCACCGACCAGCGCCATGTAACACTTTAACTGATCCATAACTCCATCCATGCTTTCATGGGTTCTGGATTCTATCATCCACATGGAAGAAAGCACCGAAAGCTCAGGACAGGAGGACAATATATCCTGTATTTTTTGCAAGTTAGCCAAGAATTTCATTTTCATGGCTTCAATAGGATCAGCCTGAAGAATCACCGCCTGCTTGCTTAATAAAAAGAGAACATCCCTACAACTATTGAGAGAACTGAGCAGTCTGGACCGCAAATCAGAAGATAACTCCATCTTAGGAAGTTCTGCTGCATCAAATTCATCGCCGTCAAGAAAGCGACGGTAAAGTTCACGCTGCAAGACAATCCACTTATAACGATCACTATCCGTATGCCCGGAAAGAGAAGTCAGGGAAATCATCCCCCTCTCATCACGCCCGGTCAGGTAGGCACGCACGCCTCTGTTCTCGATTCGGGGCCACTCTCCACTATCAAGAAAAGATGAAACAGCATCAAATACAGTATCAGGCTCAACTTCCCTGCGGCAGACATTCTCGTAAGCGCACTTTTTGCCAAACGGACAGGGATGGCAATCAAGATCAGGTTCAAAACAGCACAGGTTTGCAGCAGCAGGACCTGTATCCCACGGCTGTGCTGTGGCGAGGAAAATAGCAGCCAGCGGAGTTCCGGAACCGGCTGCAAGGTGCATTGTCCCGGTATCATTGGTTACCAGCAGGTCTATACGGCGCAAAATCGCCGCAAGTTCCGGCAGGGATGTTCCTCCCATAAGGTTTACAGACGGGAATTCAGCGCCCTGCAAAATACGCTCACCCAGCCCCTTCTCGCCTTCAGTGCCAAGAAGAACAGGTACCATGCGCTTTTCCTTCCACAACCTGCGCCCAAGCTTTCTGAAATGCTCAACAGGCCAACGCCTGCGATCCTCACTGGCTCCGGGTTGAAAGCCTACAAATCCCTGTGCACCGGGAGCAGGATTCTCCAGCAACTTCAAGGCCGCAATCTTCATTTCCGCTGTAGATTCAGCAAGCTCAAAAGGCGCAGGCTTATTGATCCCGGCAACTTTGCAGAAGAGATCAACCACATTAAAAGGACTGGACCCGCGGTTGGCGGATGCCATTTGCAGGAATCCGGCCCAGCGTGAGGTGTCGGCATTGAATCCGAAATCGTCCATGGCAAAACCGCGAACTTCGCGTCCCTGACCGAGTCTGAGAGTAATCAACCGCGAAGAAACGGACGGGGTCAGGTTTATGACCAGTTCCGGATCAAAAGATTCTTCAATTTCAGTACAATATGATTCAAAGACATTAACCGCCTCGCGCCAGTCCCTATCAAGGGATGCCAAAAGCGATGCTCCGGGCAGTGAAAAAGTCCGTGTTACATTGCGCAGCAGCTGGGTGGTCCCGGCGAAATTTTTCAAACACATAACCCCGACTTCATAACCTTGATCAGTAAGGGCGGTTATTACCGGCTGGGTCTGCAAGATGTCCCCGAAACGGGTAAGATTTATAACTAGCGCTTTCATATTGATGCCTCCGGCGGACCTGCGGGGACCAAAGAAACTTTTTGAAAATAGTTTCTCTGGACTCTTCAAAAAATTTTAATAGGGCTTCGCCGCTTTGTTTTGTAATTTGTCATCTTTTTAAGGGTATACCTTAACTATGCAGACAACGCCACTCACAGCAAACGGTATCTTTTTCGGGTAAACGGCACGAAGTTTCCGCCAAACGGTTTTTACTTCCCCTGAGTGATTTTCTTCCACCGTTTATCGAAAAGCATGTGCATGCAAAGGGAAAAATGTATATAACTCTAGACATCCGGTAAAAATTTTCTGCTTACACATGCACTTTAAAAAAAGACCTCAGGAGGCCACCTCATGACTGAAGAACAAAAAATTGAAAGTCTCTCCAAAGAAAACAGGCTCTTTAATCCTCCTGCCGATTTCCCCGGCGCATGCGTGAAAAGCCTTGAAGAATACAAAGCTATCTATGACCGTTCCATCAACGACATGGAAGGTTTCTGGGCCGAACGCGCAGACGAGCTGCTCACCTGGGACAAGAAGTGGGACAACGTTCTTGATTATGATTTCGACAAACCGGAAATTAAATGGTTTGAAGGCGGCAAGCTCAATGCATCCGCCAACTGCCTTGACCGCCACATTGAAAACGGCCGCCGCAACAAGGCCGCACTTATCTGGCAGGGCGAGGAAGACCATGAAGTAAAAGTTTATACCTACGACATGCTCCACCGCGAAGTATGCCGTTTTGCCAACGTACTCAAAAAACTGGGCGTAGAGAAAGGCGATCGCGTATCCATCTACCTGCCCATGATCCCGGAACTGGCTATCGCAATGCTGGCTTGTACCCGCATCGGCGCACCCCATTCCATCATTTTCGCAGGCTTCAGCTCAAACAGCCTGCGTGACCGCATCAACGACTGCGGCGCAAAAGTACACATCACCGGTGACGGCGTTCTGCGCGGCGGAAGAAAAATCCCGCTCAAGCCCAACTCCGATGAAGCTCTCAAAGAGTGCCCCTCTGTTGAGCAGTGCATTGTTGTTCCCAGAGCAAACAATGAAATTGAAATGGTCGAAGGCCGTGACCGCCTCTGGTCCGAACTTATGGAAGACCCGGAAATCACCGACAACTGCCCCTACGAACTGATGGATTCCGAAGATCCGCTCTTCATCCTCTACACCTCCGGCAGTACCGGTAAGCCCAAGGGCGTTTTCCACACCACCGGCGGCTACATGACTTACGCAGCCCATACCTGCCAGTGGGTCTTCGATCTTAAAGATGATGACGTTCATTGGTGCACCGCCGATATCGGCTGGGTAACCGGACACTCATACATTGTTTACGGACCGCTGGCCCTCGGCGCTACCAGCATCATGTTCGAATCCGTGCCTACCTACCCGGACCCGGCAAGATTCTGGCAGGTCTGTGAAAAATTCAGAGTAAATATTTTCTACACCGCTCCTACCGCCATCCGTGCACTCATGCGCGAAGGCGACCAGTGGACCAAGAAATACGATCTCTCCAGCCTGCGCATTCTCGGAACGGTTGGTGAGCCCATCAACCCCGAAGCATGGATGTGGTACCACGAAAATATCGGTGCCGAAAAACTGCCCATCGTTGATACCTGGTGGCAAACAGAAACAGGCGGGCATATCCTGTCTCCCCTGCCTTATGCCACCCCGCTTAAACCCGGCTCGGCAACCCTCCCGCTGCCCGGTATTGATGCGGCAATTGTGGACCGCCACGGCGAAGAAGTCGGTCCCAACGAAGGCGGTTTCCTCGTTATCCGTAAACCGTGGCCCGGTATGCTTCGCGGAGTCTGGGGCAATCAGGAAAGATTCAAACAGCAATACTTTCAGGGCTTCCCCGGAGTATACGAATCCGGCGATGGAGCTCGCAGGGATGAAGATGGATACTTCTGGATCATGGGCCGCGTAGATGACGTTATCAACGTTTCCGGTCACAGACTGGGTACCGCAGAAATCGAATCCGCACTGGTTTCTCACCCGGCAGTTTCAGAAGCAGCTGTTGTAGGCATGCCTCACGAGGTTAAAGGCCAATCCATCTATGCCTATGTAACCCTCAAGGCTGAATACGATGAGGACGATGATCTTATGAAAGACCTGCGCATGCACGTCCGCAAGGAAATCGGCCCTCTGGCAGCACCGGAAGTAATTCAGTTTGCTCCCTCCCTGCCCAAGACCCGCAGCGGTAAGATCATGCGTCGAATCCTGCGCAAGATCGTAGAAGGCGATACTTCGAACCTCGGTGACACTTCGACACTGGCTGATCCTTCAGTAGTGACCGACCTCATCGAAGGTTATGAAGAAATAATGAATCCATAAGTATGGTAAAAGGTTGCCCCGAAGTTGCCCGGTTCTAATCAGAACCGGGCAATAGTTCAGCAGTCTGAACCATATGAAACAGGCTGCCAAACAGCCTGACCGGATGAGACCGGGATATACGAAAAGTGCTTCTATCTATTGTGGAAGGTGGCTATGGAAGCATCGTATATTCCGGTCTATTTTTTTGCCCTCGCTCTTGCAAATACACTCCATACTGTTACCATGAGAAATAATAGTCTCAGTACACTTAGTGCAGGAGTACCCAATGCGGCGAGAAATCAAACAGATATTTTACGGCGAACCGGTACACGAAGGTGCCGGAGTAAAATTGCATCGAGCCTTCGGATATTTTGAAGCCTCCCTTTTTGACCCTTTCCTTATGCTTGATGACTTTCGGTCCGACAAACCGGAAGATTACTTAAAAGGATTCCCGTGGCATCCGCACCGGGGAATTGAAACCATCACCTACCTATTGAAAGGCGATGTGGAACACGGGGACAGTCTCGGAAATGCAGCTGTTACCGGGGCCGGAAGCGTTCAATGGATGACTGCCGGAAGCGGAATTATCCATCAGGAAATGCCCAAAGGCGATGAAAACGGCTCCATGCACGGTTTTCAGCTCTGGGCCAATCTCAGTTCCGAAAACAAAATGACCGATCCCGAATATCGGGAAATCCCATCCAAAGACATTCCTATTGTTAACCGTGAAGACGGCACCAGCATAAAAATTATTGCCGGAAAGGTAGACGGAACAAAAGGTCCGGCCAAAGGTATCGGCATAGACCCGGAATATCTGGATGTGACCGTACCCGCAGACTTTGAATTTATTCATCCCACCAAACGAGGCTACACCGCCTTTATATATGTCACCGCAGGCAACGGAACAGTTAACGGACAGCAGGTGGAGAATCGATCACTTGTACTTTTCGATGACGGTGATGAACTGGCGGTAAATGCAGGCAACAGCCCGATAAGTTTCCTTTTACTGACCGGAAAACCGATCAATGAAATGATTTACTGGCGCGGCCCCATTGTCATGCATACCGCCGAAGAATTGGACAAAGCTTTTCAGGAATATAAAGACGGAACCTTTATTAAACACCCTAAACCACAAGGACTATAACATGGAATTCCCTCAAATTCTGGAAAAACGGAGAGCTGTAAACTACTTCGAC contains the following coding sequences:
- the acs gene encoding acetate--CoA ligase, producing MTEEQKIESLSKENRLFNPPADFPGACVKSLEEYKAIYDRSINDMEGFWAERADELLTWDKKWDNVLDYDFDKPEIKWFEGGKLNASANCLDRHIENGRRNKAALIWQGEEDHEVKVYTYDMLHREVCRFANVLKKLGVEKGDRVSIYLPMIPELAIAMLACTRIGAPHSIIFAGFSSNSLRDRINDCGAKVHITGDGVLRGGRKIPLKPNSDEALKECPSVEQCIVVPRANNEIEMVEGRDRLWSELMEDPEITDNCPYELMDSEDPLFILYTSGSTGKPKGVFHTTGGYMTYAAHTCQWVFDLKDDDVHWCTADIGWVTGHSYIVYGPLALGATSIMFESVPTYPDPARFWQVCEKFRVNIFYTAPTAIRALMREGDQWTKKYDLSSLRILGTVGEPINPEAWMWYHENIGAEKLPIVDTWWQTETGGHILSPLPYATPLKPGSATLPLPGIDAAIVDRHGEEVGPNEGGFLVIRKPWPGMLRGVWGNQERFKQQYFQGFPGVYESGDGARRDEDGYFWIMGRVDDVINVSGHRLGTAEIESALVSHPAVSEAAVVGMPHEVKGQSIYAYVTLKAEYDEDDDLMKDLRMHVRKEIGPLAAPEVIQFAPSLPKTRSGKIMRRILRKIVEGDTSNLGDTSTLADPSVVTDLIEGYEEIMNP
- a CDS encoding pirin family protein; its protein translation is MRREIKQIFYGEPVHEGAGVKLHRAFGYFEASLFDPFLMLDDFRSDKPEDYLKGFPWHPHRGIETITYLLKGDVEHGDSLGNAAVTGAGSVQWMTAGSGIIHQEMPKGDENGSMHGFQLWANLSSENKMTDPEYREIPSKDIPIVNREDGTSIKIIAGKVDGTKGPAKGIGIDPEYLDVTVPADFEFIHPTKRGYTAFIYVTAGNGTVNGQQVENRSLVLFDDGDELAVNAGNSPISFLLLTGKPINEMIYWRGPIVMHTAEELDKAFQEYKDGTFIKHPKPQGL
- a CDS encoding glycosyltransferase family 9 protein → MKALVINLTRFGDILQTQPVITALTDQGYEVGVMCLKNFAGTTQLLRNVTRTFSLPGASLLASLDRDWREAVNVFESYCTEIEESFDPELVINLTPSVSSRLITLRLGQGREVRGFAMDDFGFNADTSRWAGFLQMASANRGSSPFNVVDLFCKVAGINKPAPFELAESTAEMKIAALKLLENPAPGAQGFVGFQPGASEDRRRWPVEHFRKLGRRLWKEKRMVPVLLGTEGEKGLGERILQGAEFPSVNLMGGTSLPELAAILRRIDLLVTNDTGTMHLAAGSGTPLAAIFLATAQPWDTGPAAANLCCFEPDLDCHPCPFGKKCAYENVCRREVEPDTVFDAVSSFLDSGEWPRIENRGVRAYLTGRDERGMISLTSLSGHTDSDRYKWIVLQRELYRRFLDGDEFDAAELPKMELSSDLRSRLLSSLNSCRDVLFLLSKQAVILQADPIEAMKMKFLANLQKIQDILSSCPELSVLSSMWMIESRTHESMDGVMDQLKCYMALVGAMSVSIE